The genomic region CCAAGAATGAGTGACCTGTCCAAACCATCGGCACCTCCTCGATCAGAGACCCCCACCAGCAGAGTCAAGAGCATGTCCGACACACCTGGTACACCCAGACCTGAGAGCCGCCTCGACCTTGACAGGGCGAGCACTCCCAGTATACCTCTCGAGAAGGACGAGAAGGAGGAATTCCTGAAGCGTGAGAATGAGCTTCAGGACCAGCTTGctgagaaggagaggagtCTTGAGGCGGCCGAGCAAGCTCTTCAAGCTGCACGTAATGAGCTCAAGGATATGCGCGAGACACACTCGTCGACATCGCGTGCAAATGAGAAGCTGCAGGGAGAGACTGAGTCTTTACGCATGCAAGTGGAGAAGATCGAGTTCGAAACAAAGGAAGCATCTATCACCATGGACTCACTCAAGGAGGCGAATGCAGAGCTTACACAGGAGCTCGATGACATCAAGCATCAATTGCTGGATGCAAAGATGTCCGCCAAGGAATCGACGGCGATCCTGGACGAAAAGGAGAGGCTCAAGAAGGAGCGTATGGCACAAATGATGGCTGGTTTCGATCTTGGAGATGGCATGATGTCGCAGAGCGAGATTCAGGTCCGTGAAATGGTGCAACAAGTGCAGAGTCTGCTCGAGATTGCCGACAGCGGCGAGACCGTTCCTGCAGACGACCTTCATGCTCTCAAGGAGCGACTGCTGGACACTCAGAGTATGGTCAGACAACATGACATCAACGCTGGCAGTAGCCATGTGGAGGGCGCACATGGTGCTATACTGGAGCAGAAGCTTGCGCAGGCGCAGCGCGACTACCAAGAACTGCTTGAGAAGAATCTGTCTGAAGCTGATGTGGAAGAAGTCAAGCGTAACCTCTTCGAGTCCCTCCAATCGCAGCAGAATGGTGGTGCGGATTCTGCCGAAGTGCAAGAGACTCTTTCGAGGCAGCAAGAGGAGAATGCTCGCATGCGTCACGAGCTGGAAGCACTCCGAAAGCAGACCCTCAACGGCAGCAACGGTGCCACAGTAAGCAAGCAGCTTGCAGACTTCGACACGATTAAGAAGTCTCTCATGCGCGACTTGCAAAACCGCTGCGAGCGAGTGGTGGAGCTTGAAATCAGCCTCGACAGCACACGCGAGCAGTACAACTCCATCTTGCGTAGCAGCAACTCGAAGCAACAGCAAAAGAAGCTTGCATTCCTCGAGCGCAACCTGGAGCAGCTGACGATGGTGCAGAGACAGCTTGTGGAGCAAAACGCTCAGCTCAAGAAAGAGGTGGCCATCGCAGAGCGCAAGCTTGTTGCCCGCGGCGAGCGTATCCGTGGTCTCGAGGGCCTGGTGCAAGAAAGCCAAGAGAAGCTCATGCTGGCTAACCACAAGTACGTTGAACGTTTGCAACCTCTGGACGTGACCATGCTAACATCACATCGCAGGTTCGAAAGCCAGCTCATGGCCGTCAAGGAACGTCTCGAAGCCGCGAAGACAGGCTCAACTCGCGGTCTCGGAGCCGCACCGGCACCCGCAAACGGTCCCTTCGCCAACAACCCCTTTGGTCGGATAGCCAAGCCTCTTCGCGGCGGAGGCGGTGGTGGTGACGGCCCTGCCGTACCCACCTTTGCTGGCCTTCAGAGCTCAGCATCGCAGGAGAGCAGCGGCAACAAGCGGAGCAGCTGGTTCTTCAACCAGCGAACGTAGAGCGGTCAGGCCATGAAGCGATTGGTTAGTGCAGGGTGAAAGGAAATCATGTCTATAGGTAGAATCTACTCTCGCATGGCATAAACGGCGCGGGTCGGGCAACGGCTGGGATATGGAACGAGGAATGGGAAGGCATTGCAATTGCGACTTTTGACTGCTGTCTGTGTTTGCGGCGCACACGATACCCAATATTTGAGATGACGGCTGCACTGCGCAGCTTTACGGAGTGCCCGGCGTTGGGCTATGGGCTACGCCTGGGCTTTCGAGCGTGTAGATTCGAGGAATGAAATGCTCGATGCTGATGTTGTGTCGTGTTTGTTCCAAGTATGTGTCAGACAAAGCACTGACAGCGATGCCCACGTCTTTCCAGCCTTCAAATGCTTGAACGGCCACGGACGACTCCCTCTCCGATGGAAGATGAGACCGATCCTTCGTGGCAGCCGCGGCCAGCCTATTGACCAGCATTGTCGCGACGCGCAAATACTGTAGTAGCAAAGAGTGCGCTGTTGTTTTGGAGAGTGTTGCGATTACGAGTAGCCAGCGCATAACACAACACCAACTGCAGAGCTCTGCGAGATCTTCGTGGCACGTCGCATCTCGTGAAACCGAAAGAACGAGGAGAAGAGCTGGGCCTCTCTTAGCAGCGAGACTTCCTTGCAAACCGGGCAGACATCGGCCTGTCGTTGGTGAGAGGGTAACAACTTGAGTCATGGCCACAAGCCTCCCACGCTGTCAGCAAACAACGACGACAGTGTCCCTCCTGAACGCCGTCTCCCGTCGACGTCAACATTCACTTCAGCTGCACAGCAAAGGCCACCTCCACACACGCCAGATCTCCAGGGCGCATTCTGCTGTGGAACCCATCGACCGAGCCGCTGCATCGCGCTGCCGAAACCGGCATAGCACACTGCAGCTTTCACGTGTCTGACGTGACTGAGGCACGCGGGCATTTTCTCGAATTGAACAACTCCCGGACATCCGCCTCCCTCGCCTCTTGCATTGTTTCTTTCCCTATGTTTCCTTCCTACACTCAACATTCGCGACCACCTACGACCTCAACGACCTCGACCCACCCTGGCGCCTTCACGACGACGCGAGAACTCGGCGCTGCGCCGTTCAGACGGCCAATAGTCTATCCTTCTCCTgagcaagctcaagcacAAAGGCCGACACAAACTTGAAGACCTTGCCGCCCTCGCAGTCGCGCCGCCACTCTTTCTCTTGATCTCAATGTCTTCGCTACTCTCGGGCTGGAACCCGATTGTTTCCTTCCCGCAGTACAATGGACCCTACGATGTGGGCACTGTCGACGTCGAGATACCTGCCGCAGACCTCCATGCGCCCTCAGAGGCACCGGAAGGAGCAGCGCCTACCATCGCGTTTCGCATATTCTACCCTTGCGTGAAACCAGGACCTGGCGCTACAGGCCGGCCAGTCCGATGGATCCCGCAGCCACAGCGAGCG from Fulvia fulva chromosome 10, complete sequence harbors:
- a CDS encoding Kinesin heavy chain → MSTANTIKVVARFRPQNKIEVAAGSEQIVNFNSDDSCTIESREGSGAFTFDRIFPTNTPQQNVFDYSIRSTVDDVLAGYNGTVFAYGQTGSGKTFTMMGADIADDSLKGIIPRIVEQIFSRIMTSDGSIEFTVKVSYMEIYMEKIRDLLVPQNDNLPVHEDKQRGVYVKGLGEFYVGSVEEVYHVLERGGQARAVASTNMNQESSRSHSIFVIEVTQKNVETGSARSGRLFLVDLAGSEKVGKTGASGQTLEEAKKINKSLSALGMVINALSDGKSTHVPYRDSKLTRILQESLGGNSRTTLIINCSPASYNTDETISTLRFGERAKTIKQKAKVNEELSPAQLKAMLKKAQSQVTNFESYVQSLEGEVLNWRKGEAVPKDKWTPRMSDLSKPSAPPRSETPTSRVKSMSDTPGTPRPESRLDLDRASTPSIPLEKDEKEEFLKRENELQDQLAEKERSLEAAEQALQAARNELKDMRETHSSTSRANEKLQGETESLRMQVEKIEFETKEASITMDSLKEANAELTQELDDIKHQLLDAKMSAKESTAILDEKERLKKERMAQMMAGFDLGDGMMSQSEIQVREMVQQVQSLLEIADSGETVPADDLHALKERLLDTQSMVRQHDINAGSSHVEGAHGAILEQKLAQAQRDYQELLEKNLSEADVEEVKRNLFESLQSQQNGGADSAEVQETLSRQQEENARMRHELEALRKQTLNGSNGATVSKQLADFDTIKKSLMRDLQNRCERVVELEISLDSTREQYNSILRSSNSKQQQKKLAFLERNLEQLTMVQRQLVEQNAQLKKEVAIAERKLVARGERIRGLEGLVQESQEKLMLANHKFESQLMAVKERLEAAKTGSTRGLGAAPAPANGPFANNPFGRIAKPLRGGGGGGDGPAVPTFAGLQSSASQESSGNKRSSWFFNQRT